In Urechidicola croceus, a single window of DNA contains:
- a CDS encoding Ig-like domain-containing protein: MYPTKIFIKIAIVMLFFSVYNVQAQYCTPNNIGANGTFYISNVSIGTINNPSNSSATNYQYYTTPTTDLTIGDTYSMDIDFATAAYNMSGMVVWIDFNGDGDFSDIGEQIYSGTSSPTIATGTISFNVTIPATAILGITRMRLSIRQGGVASSSCSNDYQAGEFEDYNVNIVSGGPPNIPPIASDDIFNIDEDTTLNGQNIITGTNPSTSDTDADFDVLSIVSFEIFGDATTYIASASPITITGVGDLTIDTDGSIVFIPVLDYNGSVPEITYTLNDGEDIDIATVNITVDPVNDAPIASDDTATVSQDTDLVIPIAGFLIDNTTDADGDTLILSLSSPSNGLVSSDGTNITFTPNSGYVGTASFTYIVNDGTIDSNIATVTIDVTITNDPPVISGAPLTLSAFEDGSSVTGTLSFSDPDAGNTHTYSVSSMGVGEGSVSVNASGVYEYNPEADFQSLGQGISTNVTFDITVTDNVGASDTETVTVTVTGVNDAPNAVDDTTLTSVNTPIDLSTVDIVTPNDIDIDTGDTLTISAVSNPINGTVNLSGGIVTFTPDTDFSGTATFDYTISDGNLTDTATVSINVSLTYCEPTGTNSNGSHYITNVTLTDTSVPVDLINYSSVPADNGGYIDNSPFVPVPNVDKYGTFTLDVSFAGNDSGLGVYLDANQDGVFADSEMIIEEITTTSTSPFSGYAFVIPANALLGTTAIRVGTMQYYSANVPCGALPNPGEYEDYVINITEPAEPVANDDTVSIGINTTTGVDNQFDVSINDTLGTNHGSDGDDYSISSDPLNTANGGSVTEISDGIFEYIPATDYVGSDSFTYTLCDDAGHCDTAIVNIVVNLGSCVPSSNSQGTHFITNVNMIRNSDASTTIDNTSLDDGGYGDYTSLGAFDLYKGEDYDFTLEVSQDMATQNRSGWTVYIDFNQDGEFTFPDEAIFDSDGEETTLSNVDRTFDTATVNIPTYALTGLTVMRVGARQYLSSQNACGDPDGNPEEFEDYLVNLIVDPSSPPLMGITSNNFLVASGAPYTYDFNNNTNFGLYDINSGGLQRTYTITNNGGMPLILGATPVVIDDLTHFNIVSQPAGGTTLNTDETADFIIEFDPDAIGTWNIQIDVSSNDTTSPYNFGVQGEGQQTFRDTDGDGIPNNVDLDDDNDGMLDSVEDNNCLIAPNASTSETIFLNETFGSGTNRIELTSIDAGTNVSTATTTYCFEDGSGSCIPADGYSPPSLGDGEYTIHHQVTNGDGVTDANNDIDISIWAEDYWYAGEDHTPGDTNGRMAIFNATLEPGVFYNATIYGVSAGVDVTYGFSAINLDRADAPCLDGGGVGLDENGNPCPNDPRERPEVVIRVYDPNGNLIVNTDGNTEASSGILNPGTDWTDVSATFNTGGFTQFTVELSNAQYGGLGNDIALDDIYVKQYLCDLDGDGVGDSVDLDNDDDGIPNVVELGLPDFDLDATVNNDTGVNAWVDANNNGVHDNYDPQDINGLDYGDLGFSGALGTQIDLSNPILDTDGDGVLDYLDLDSDNDGIFDAIEYDDRGDIDIDGDGNGDGSDAETDDITDAFDGDGILGAADGNDDDADGNDHGTLGMPYPTPLDTDGDGIPNFKEIDSDNDGIYDIHESGATNIYTGLDANNDGLLDDTVDTDGDGILDIFDTDNTLFGSPRNIEDSCSLFFDGRNDYVEDTNVIVSGDSTIMSFIKSEGSNDTNTNRVVVGQDQFYLQVNDSDNTVSAVLNGTVILTSTTAVVDGIWTHIAVTTNSAETALYINGTLEGTTGSGGITSDSSNFTIGRLADSDLNYFHGEIEEVRLFNESLTEDQVKKMVYQELGDATDTSFNEGKIIPIEISATFDTSLVRYFKMDGFKNDILDDKKTASVDVVTGAKLYNIKDIYFQTAPLPYETVGDLASPTDWYDATVWKHESVWDITSKLEDNADTVYHHSIIRINATDTITTDAHQSMLGLLIEPTSKLIVNGDTSAGTGFGVFNTWYLKIDGTLDLEGESQLIQTSTSLFEEASLGQLERDQQGTANSFAYNYWSSPVHTAIDVDGDQSFNIMDILFDGSDFTAPIPLDFDSALTLSAADPYYADGAETTPRKIATYWFWKFVNSGNDYANWRWVGGNSTLKVTEGYSMKGVSGENTIPEDQNYVFIGKPNNAPEDEGGEIVHTTFVPGTTVDGYTYNTLTGNPFPSALDANQFINDNFATTTATLYFWEHWGGTNHNWRDYRAGYSTRNLTTGVPAAAHPNGSGGIENGSKTPGQYIPVGQAFYVISNGAGGDVVFNNSQRIFKKELDNISDFDHSIFTRTTENSKETKEVSEAQEESRTIEKQIIRLGFESPYGYHRQIALGFIEGATDSIDRGYDALAGDYFTNDSFFVVDDQYLLIQAFGEFDENREIPIVIIIDENHDGGLQKIMVDGLMNVPETTNIYIKDNTTGETFDIKSQTYEVNLSTGTHKERFSIVFKSQQALSVETTEFLDDNMTVFMNNRQKTINIRKTPEIEIENVTLYNYLGQAIQVWSKNLDTDQLILPLNNMASGTYILKIKTDNNTISEKLLIE; this comes from the coding sequence ATGTACCCTACAAAAATATTTATAAAAATAGCAATTGTGATGCTGTTTTTTTCTGTTTACAATGTTCAAGCGCAATATTGCACACCAAATAATATTGGTGCAAATGGCACTTTTTATATTTCAAATGTGTCAATTGGGACAATAAACAACCCTTCCAATTCTTCTGCAACTAATTATCAATATTATACTACACCAACAACAGACTTAACGATTGGAGATACATATTCTATGGATATTGACTTTGCAACCGCTGCTTATAATATGTCAGGAATGGTCGTTTGGATAGATTTCAATGGAGATGGAGATTTTAGTGATATAGGTGAGCAAATATATTCTGGAACTTCATCTCCTACCATAGCAACAGGCACAATTTCATTTAATGTAACGATACCAGCTACAGCAATATTAGGTATAACTAGAATGAGGCTGTCTATAAGACAAGGTGGAGTGGCGAGTTCTTCTTGTTCAAATGATTATCAAGCTGGAGAATTTGAAGATTATAATGTTAACATAGTAAGTGGAGGCCCACCAAACATACCTCCTATAGCTTCAGATGATATTTTTAATATTGATGAAGACACTACTCTTAATGGGCAAAATATAATAACAGGAACCAATCCATCAACATCAGATACTGATGCGGATTTTGATGTATTATCTATTGTTAGTTTTGAAATTTTTGGCGACGCTACTACATATATAGCAAGTGCTTCACCAATAACAATTACAGGTGTTGGAGACTTAACTATTGATACCGATGGGAGTATAGTTTTTATTCCAGTTCTAGATTATAATGGTTCAGTTCCAGAAATTACATATACCTTGAACGATGGAGAAGATATAGATATAGCAACAGTAAACATTACTGTTGACCCAGTTAATGACGCACCTATTGCATCTGATGATACAGCAACAGTGAGTCAAGATACAGATTTGGTAATCCCGATTGCTGGATTCTTAATTGATAACACAACAGACGCTGACGGTGACACCTTAATATTATCACTTTCAAGTCCATCAAATGGTTTAGTAAGTTCAGACGGTACAAATATAACTTTTACTCCAAACTCAGGCTACGTTGGGACAGCATCATTTACATATATAGTAAATGACGGAACAATAGATTCAAACATCGCAACAGTTACTATTGATGTAACAATTACGAATGATCCTCCAGTTATTTCTGGAGCTCCACTAACTTTATCTGCTTTTGAAGACGGAAGTTCAGTCACAGGAACATTAAGTTTTTCAGACCCAGATGCTGGTAATACACACACTTATTCTGTTTCTTCGATGGGAGTCGGTGAAGGAAGTGTAAGTGTCAACGCTTCAGGTGTATATGAATACAATCCTGAAGCAGATTTTCAATCTTTAGGCCAAGGAATATCAACAAATGTTACTTTTGATATCACCGTTACAGATAACGTTGGAGCTTCAGATACCGAAACGGTAACTGTAACTGTAACTGGAGTTAATGATGCGCCAAATGCTGTGGACGATACTACTCTAACGAGTGTAAATACACCAATTGATCTTAGTACTGTAGATATTGTAACCCCTAATGATATTGATATAGATACAGGTGATACTTTGACAATAAGTGCAGTTAGTAACCCAATAAACGGAACAGTTAATTTAAGTGGAGGAATTGTAACATTTACTCCCGATACAGATTTTTCAGGTACTGCAACTTTTGATTATACAATTAGTGATGGTAATTTAACAGATACAGCAACAGTGAGTATTAATGTTTCTTTGACTTACTGCGAACCAACAGGTACAAATTCTAATGGATCACATTATATTACAAATGTGACATTGACTGATACTTCTGTACCTGTAGATTTAATTAACTATTCATCGGTACCAGCTGATAATGGAGGGTATATTGATAATTCACCATTTGTACCAGTTCCAAATGTGGATAAATACGGAACATTTACATTAGATGTTTCTTTTGCTGGAAATGATAGTGGTTTAGGAGTTTATTTAGATGCAAATCAAGATGGTGTTTTTGCAGATAGTGAAATGATAATTGAAGAAATAACAACAACAAGCACAAGTCCTTTTTCTGGGTATGCATTTGTAATACCAGCAAATGCATTATTAGGAACAACAGCAATTAGAGTTGGAACAATGCAATATTATTCTGCAAATGTTCCATGTGGTGCTTTGCCAAATCCAGGTGAATATGAAGATTACGTTATAAATATCACTGAACCTGCTGAACCTGTAGCAAATGACGACACAGTGTCAATAGGAATTAATACAACTACTGGAGTTGATAATCAGTTTGATGTCTCAATAAACGATACTCTTGGTACAAATCATGGAAGTGATGGTGATGATTATTCAATTTCAAGTGACCCTTTAAATACTGCTAATGGAGGATCTGTGACAGAAATATCTGATGGTATTTTTGAATATATTCCTGCTACAGATTATGTTGGAAGTGATAGTTTTACATATACTTTATGTGATGATGCTGGACATTGTGATACAGCAATAGTTAATATTGTTGTAAATCTTGGATCATGTGTACCATCGAGTAATTCTCAAGGAACACATTTTATTACTAATGTCAATATGATTAGAAATAGTGATGCTTCAACTACAATTGATAATACTTCTTTAGATGATGGAGGTTATGGAGATTATACAAGTTTAGGGGCTTTTGATCTATACAAAGGAGAAGATTATGATTTTACTCTTGAAGTTTCTCAAGATATGGCTACTCAAAACCGGTCAGGATGGACGGTATATATTGACTTTAATCAAGATGGTGAATTTACATTTCCTGATGAAGCAATTTTTGATTCCGATGGTGAAGAAACTACATTATCAAATGTTGACAGAACTTTTGATACTGCAACAGTAAACATTCCAACATATGCATTAACAGGATTGACAGTAATGCGTGTTGGAGCACGACAATATCTTTCTTCACAAAATGCCTGCGGTGATCCAGATGGAAATCCTGAAGAGTTTGAAGATTATTTAGTTAATTTAATAGTTGACCCTTCGAGCCCTCCATTAATGGGAATTACATCCAATAATTTTTTAGTTGCAAGTGGCGCTCCATATACATATGATTTTAATAATAATACAAATTTTGGGTTATATGATATTAATAGTGGAGGACTACAACGAACCTATACAATTACCAACAATGGTGGTATGCCCTTAATATTGGGAGCAACACCAGTAGTTATTGATGATTTAACTCATTTTAATATTGTAAGTCAGCCTGCTGGGGGTACCACACTGAACACTGATGAAACAGCTGATTTTATTATTGAATTTGATCCAGATGCAATAGGAACTTGGAATATTCAAATAGATGTTTCAAGTAATGATACAACCTCACCATATAATTTTGGAGTTCAAGGAGAAGGCCAACAAACATTTCGTGATACTGATGGAGATGGAATTCCAAATAATGTTGATTTAGATGATGATAATGATGGTATGCTTGATTCAGTTGAAGATAATAACTGCTTAATTGCCCCAAATGCATCAACGTCTGAAACAATTTTTTTAAACGAAACATTTGGTTCAGGTACTAATAGAATAGAATTAACTTCAATTGATGCAGGAACAAATGTTTCAACAGCTACAACAACCTATTGTTTTGAAGATGGTTCTGGATCATGTATACCTGCTGATGGATATTCTCCACCTTCTTTAGGTGATGGCGAATATACAATCCACCACCAAGTTACAAACGGTGATGGTGTAACAGATGCAAATAACGATATAGATATTTCAATTTGGGCAGAAGATTACTGGTATGCTGGTGAAGACCATACTCCAGGTGATACTAATGGTCGTATGGCAATATTTAATGCAACATTAGAACCTGGTGTTTTTTATAATGCTACAATTTACGGTGTATCTGCAGGAGTAGATGTAACTTATGGTTTTTCAGCAATAAACTTAGATAGAGCAGATGCACCATGTTTAGATGGAGGAGGAGTAGGATTAGATGAAAATGGAAACCCATGTCCTAATGATCCAAGAGAAAGACCAGAAGTAGTTATTAGAGTTTATGATCCTAATGGTAATTTAATTGTAAATACAGATGGAAATACTGAGGCATCTTCAGGAATACTTAATCCAGGAACTGATTGGACTGACGTTAGTGCAACTTTTAATACTGGTGGTTTTACTCAGTTTACAGTTGAGTTAAGTAATGCTCAATATGGAGGTTTGGGTAATGATATTGCTTTAGATGATATTTATGTAAAACAATATTTATGTGATTTAGACGGAGATGGTGTTGGTGATTCTGTAGATTTAGATAATGATGATGATGGAATTCCTAATGTAGTTGAGTTAGGCTTACCAGATTTTGATTTAGATGCTACAGTGAATAATGATACCGGTGTAAATGCTTGGGTTGATGCAAATAATAACGGTGTGCATGATAATTATGATCCGCAAGATATTAATGGCTTAGACTATGGAGACTTAGGTTTTTCTGGTGCGTTAGGAACTCAAATTGATTTATCAAACCCAATCTTAGATACTGATGGAGATGGAGTTTTAGATTATCTTGATCTTGATTCTGATAATGATGGAATTTTTGACGCAATTGAATATGATGATAGAGGAGATATTGATATAGATGGAGATGGTAATGGTGATGGTTCTGACGCAGAAACTGATGATATTACAGACGCTTTTGATGGAGATGGAATTTTAGGTGCTGCTGATGGTAATGATGATGATGCAGATGGAAATGATCACGGTACTCTAGGAATGCCTTATCCTACACCTTTAGATACGGATGGCGATGGAATACCTAATTTTAAAGAAATAGATAGTGATAATGATGGTATTTATGATATTCATGAATCGGGAGCAACAAATATATATACCGGTTTAGATGCCAATAATGATGGATTATTAGATGATACTGTTGATACAGATGGCGATGGTATTCTAGATATATTTGATACTGACAATACACTTTTTGGTTCACCAAGAAACATAGAAGATAGTTGTTCACTCTTTTTTGATGGAAGAAATGATTATGTAGAAGACACTAATGTTATTGTATCAGGAGACTCAACAATAATGTCATTTATAAAATCAGAAGGATCTAACGATACTAATACAAATAGAGTTGTAGTTGGACAAGACCAATTTTATTTACAAGTAAATGATTCAGATAATACAGTAAGCGCAGTATTAAACGGAACTGTAATTTTAACTTCTACTACAGCAGTTGTTGATGGAATTTGGACACATATAGCAGTTACAACTAATTCCGCAGAAACAGCACTTTATATTAATGGTACCTTAGAAGGTACTACAGGTTCTGGAGGAATTACAAGCGATAGTTCTAATTTTACAATAGGTAGATTAGCAGATTCAGATTTAAACTATTTTCACGGAGAAATAGAAGAGGTTCGATTATTCAATGAGTCTTTAACTGAAGATCAAGTAAAGAAAATGGTGTATCAAGAACTTGGAGATGCTACAGATACAAGTTTTAACGAAGGAAAAATTATACCTATTGAAATTTCGGCAACATTTGATACATCTTTGGTTAGATATTTTAAAATGGATGGCTTTAAAAACGACATTTTAGACGATAAAAAAACAGCATCAGTAGATGTTGTAACAGGTGCAAAGTTATACAACATAAAAGATATTTATTTCCAAACAGCACCTTTACCATATGAGACAGTAGGAGATTTAGCTTCACCAACCGATTGGTATGATGCAACGGTATGGAAACATGAAAGTGTATGGGACATTACAAGTAAATTAGAAGATAATGCTGATACAGTCTATCATCATTCAATTATTCGAATCAATGCTACAGACACAATTACAACTGATGCACATCAAAGTATGTTGGGCTTATTAATTGAACCAACATCTAAATTGATAGTAAACGGAGATACATCTGCAGGAACAGGTTTCGGAGTTTTCAACACTTGGTATTTAAAAATAGATGGAACTTTAGATTTAGAAGGTGAATCTCAATTAATTCAAACTTCAACGAGTCTATTTGAAGAAGCAAGTTTAGGACAATTAGAAAGAGATCAACAAGGTACTGCAAATAGTTTTGCATATAATTATTGGAGTTCTCCAGTTCATACTGCTATTGATGTTGACGGAGACCAATCATTTAATATTATGGACATTTTGTTTGATGGAAGTGATTTTACTGCTCCAATTCCATTAGACTTCGATTCAGCCTTGACCTTATCAGCAGCGGATCCATATTATGCTGATGGGGCTGAAACAACTCCTAGAAAAATTGCAACATATTGGTTTTGGAAATTTGTAAATAGCGGAAATGATTATGCAAATTGGCGTTGGGTAGGAGGTAATAGTACTTTAAAAGTAACTGAAGGTTACAGTATGAAGGGAGTTTCAGGAGAAAATACAATACCTGAAGATCAAAACTATGTTTTTATAGGAAAGCCAAATAATGCACCTGAAGATGAAGGTGGCGAAATAGTGCACACAACTTTTGTTCCTGGAACAACAGTAGATGGTTATACATATAATACACTTACAGGTAATCCATTTCCAAGTGCTTTAGATGCCAATCAATTTATTAACGACAATTTTGCAACTACAACAGCTACATTATATTTCTGGGAACATTGGGGAGGAACAAATCATAATTGGAGAGATTATAGAGCAGGTTACTCAACCAGAAACTTAACAACTGGAGTGCCAGCCGCAGCGCATCCTAATGGTTCTGGAGGTATAGAAAATGGGAGTAAAACACCTGGTCAATACATTCCAGTTGGACAGGCATTTTATGTAATTTCAAATGGAGCTGGAGGAGATGTAGTCTTTAACAATAGCCAGCGAATATTTAAGAAAGAGTTAGATAACATAAGTGATTTTGATCATTCTATTTTTACACGTACTACTGAAAACTCAAAAGAAACTAAAGAAGTTTCTGAGGCACAAGAGGAATCAAGAACTATTGAAAAACAAATTATTCGTTTAGGTTTTGAATCACCTTATGGATATCACCGTCAAATAGCGTTAGGGTTTATTGAAGGTGCAACTGATAGTATTGACAGAGGATACGATGCTTTGGCAGGAGATTATTTTACCAATGATTCCTTTTTTGTAGTAGATGATCAATATTTATTGATACAAGCTTTTGGAGAATTTGATGAAAATAGAGAAATACCTATAGTTATAATTATTGATGAAAATCACGATGGTGGATTGCAAAAAATAATGGTAGATGGACTAATGAATGTTCCAGAAACTACAAATATTTATATTAAAGATAATACAACAGGTGAAACATTTGATATCAAGAGTCAAACTTATGAAGTGAATTTATCTACTGGAACACATAAAGAAAGATTTTCTATAGTGTTTAAGTCGCAACAAGCATTGTCAGTTGAAACTACTGAGTTTTTGGATGATAATATGACAGTTTTTATGAATAATAGACAAAAAACTATAAATATTAGAAAAACACCAGAAATTGAAATTGAAAATGTCACTTTATATAATTATTTAGGGCAAGCAATTCAAGTGTGGAGTAAGAATTTAGATACTGATCAATTGATTTTACCATTAAATAATATGGCCAGTGGTACATATATATTAAAAATTAAAACAGACAATAATACTATAAGTGAAAAATTATTAATAGAATAA